Below is a window of Tistrella bauzanensis DNA.
CGCCCCAGGGCGGGCTGGTCGGAGCCGGGGCTCTGGCGGGTGCAACCACTCCAACTGTTCCGCGTGGGCCATGGGCTTGAGCGGGCCGCACTCTGCGGCTCCCGGCCGGCCCGCGCGACGACGACTATCGGGAAGATCGATCATGTTCGCGGTCATCAAGACGGGCGGCAAGCAGTACAAGGTCGCGGAGAACGACATCATCGCCGTCGAGACGCTCGGCATCGAGCCTGGCGGCACGATCGAGTTCGAGCCGCTGATGGTCGGCGACGCCGATGGCGTGAAGATCGGTGCTCCGATCGTTGCCGGCGCCAAGGTCACGGCCGAGGTCGTTGATCTGGTCCGCACCCGCCGGGTGCTGATCTTCAAGAAGACGCGCCGCAAGGGCTATCGCCGCCTGAACGGTCATCGTCAGAGCCTGACGAAGATCCGCGTCACCGCAATTTCGGCCTGACGACCGGCGCGGGACGCTGGCGCATCCGTGCCGCGTCCGCATCGATCCCAAGGCCACGTCCGGGCCTGACCGCCCGGATATCAGCATCAACCGACACCCGCGCGACCGGCATTGATGACTGGTCCCGGGCATCACGGAGGTCTCCGAGATGGCACATAAAAAGGCAGGCGGCAGTTCCCGCAACGGTCGCGACAGTGCCGGCCGGCGCCTGGGCGTCAAGAAGTTTGGCGGCGAAGCCGTCAT
It encodes the following:
- the rplU gene encoding 50S ribosomal protein L21 translates to MFAVIKTGGKQYKVAENDIIAVETLGIEPGGTIEFEPLMVGDADGVKIGAPIVAGAKVTAEVVDLVRTRRVLIFKKTRRKGYRRLNGHRQSLTKIRVTAISA